The following DNA comes from Apis cerana isolate GH-2021 linkage group LG14, AcerK_1.0, whole genome shotgun sequence.
ATTGGGTATAGAAATCAaactattatatcattaaatgaagaaaattattttaaataaaaaatcattttcacgtTGCTTATTCCTTTTTAGGTTCCTGTTTTATGCCTGTTACTTTACGTTTGCACGTCTATGGTCGGTATGTTGACTATTCCATGGACTATGACGGCCGAATTGTTCCCAACCGAGATCCGAGGAATCGCCCATTCCATTAGTTATTCCATAGCCAATTTACTCATGTTTTCTGCTCTGCAGAGTTACAGAAGTTTACAAGATTTTCTGGGTGGTATGTGCACAATATTTTACGAATGAACACATGTATCTCCATcatcatttatacatttttatacaatcGCAGGATCTCATACCGTGCAATGGTTTTTCGCTGGCGTTTCGTTAGCAGCCGTCGTTTTCGTATGGCTGTTACTTCCAGAGACTCATGGTAAAAAACTCTCCGAGATCGAGGAGTATTTCCAAAATCATTTCCTAGCTGTGGGAGCTGAAGCAAAGACAAGGAAACGAAGAAGACAAAGAAGAGCGCAGCGAAACGCCAAATCGTCCGCTACGCAACCATTGAATCCTAAAACTATACAAAAcgtgtaaatttttcttccatgaGGCTGGAATCGTAAGATACAAAGAATTCCTAGCCAGAGCGTACGTATAACGTATACTCTATACATGACACACAAATTATCTTTTAGTTCAAAGTTGTTACCcttgtaaaagataaaatacgcgcccaaatttttataaattatatcgatttactttaatattgttaagatTGTTAGCATTTCGAAAAGTTAAAAGCGAGAGGCAGGAAAAGGAATCGAAAGTATGTATGAAAAAGGacgaaaggaaggagagaaaaagagagtgtgtgtgagagagaaagataggaATGTTACGATTACGAAACTGTGTAGTTTCATACTTAAATAACTTGCTTTCACTTAAATAatcgcaagaaaaaaaaaatatgaactgAGGAAAAAATTGAGGATTCTCAATATCGAAGGTAATTctcattgattatatatatattatatattacaaaatcagACTTcgtttattactaattttgaaggaaaattttaaaaacgaatattcaaaGAATGATACAAGCAAAATGAATTCGCAGATTTCTGCAATCGttgaattacatttattttgcgATATAGCCTCAAGATCCAAATGCTTGCACGTGTGAATTAGTATATAAATGCGTATACAGCaggaaagataattaataatacgcaCGGCACGCAATGTGATATTGCCAAGAAAACTAGATGGAAATTTGTACCAAAAATTAGCAAACGATTTTAGGCGAGATATAAAACAGTATTATACAGTTGATTTGATACAGCCTTCCATATAAAATATGGATGACCGTAGAAGATGacgataaaaagatttttgtcGAGAAATGCTGAGTATGTGCCTaagataatcttttttctattgtaCATTGTCTCGCGAAACATCTATACGTTTGCCGTTTTCAGGCAGGCATAGCATTCCTTTTGGAAATCAACTTGTTAACAACAATGctgtgattaaataatatttacaaagaaaattcatataaCGTGAAGTGCAGTATTCCGTTTTGCCTGCGAAGCGtaccatttaaaaaataaatagtatcaAAGCGCAGGCGCTGCGTAAATCACTAACGCCATCTATCGATTCGTTCAAatttatggattttttttagtGACATCCATCgtctatctattatttttaaactatagaTAGATCTAATATTACGATCGTCACTTTTTGTACGACTTTTTTGTCACGTTTAATGTTTGTGCTGATATATAcatcattttttatgatatttttataccgAATCGTGTTTTCTTCTAATGGTTTAAAACAAATCGTGAACCAAACGTATAAATGTACTTTTTACAAGTTCATTGACCGCCGTCgtacttttattaaatgtgaTAGTCGTAATCAATGGACCAGATCGAACGTCCGATGTATCTTAAAGTGCCGAATAGATgctcgataataattatacgaaatcgatcaaattgatcaattgattgatttttatcatcgaaatTCAGCTTGTCcattcttagaaaaaaaaaattactacaaattattaaagatacaaTCAAATTCTCGATGAAAGTTATCGTGATAATGATAAGACGAAAAGATAAGCTATTAAtctcatattaaaaaacacgTATATTGTGCGTTAGtttcatttagaaaaaaattttgaaatattatatatatatatatatcgagattGGTTCGACAAGTGCCTTTCTTTTTTGtcgatttattttgtaatataggTATGCGTGAATATACGAACAGAGTAGAGTTTATGCGAATGTACTTTGtatcgtattatatatacatatagtatgCTTGTATTCTTcggttatacatatatgtgtacatacatatatacttacATCTATATGtaccattataatatttcgtagaatgtttctaataaaatcgtatttttGGAAACcacaaaaaattgtaaatttagttaaaaataaccattcataataaaatggaaacaaTTGATTATCAaacatttgaatgaaaattataacttgTCAATTtggatatgaattaaaaaaaattacgaagaaTATCGAACGTCAAAAAATTttgcactattttaaaatttgctacattattataataattataataataattatttcataaataattttttaagtattttttgtatatattacaaaCTACTTTATATCGAAAGTAATTTGAACGTAATAGTGAAATTtcagtaattataaattctaaacgttgatcgatcgatgtgaattatgaaaatatttgtatctactgacatttcgataaaattataatagaaattaatattatcacaaatgagttaattttatttataaaaaatatatgttgaaataatttttaaataaaaaaaatataattaaaaaaattttttaaacgtgtagaaaaataaatataaaaatatacacgtaATTTAGGGtagtttaaatgaatataaattcaaatttgaaagtATACGACAATTGGCTTTATTTTGACGCGAATTCGTCaattaaggaataaaaattaaatacgagTTTGAATTACATGTGTTTCATAAATGTACGCATacgtatatatgatataagatcgacatttaataataaaatagtcaGACAAAATATCgcaacaaaataatgaaattgtttatttatgattttttgctGCAGTATCGCATATTAATTCTGTCAATCTTGATTTTATTCTATGTATCGAATCTTATCGAATgactgatatttttttatatcgactAGTGCGCCTTGACAACTCGAAGTTTTTCTAATTgaagatatttcgaaaaaagataaaagtacaAAAAAGTTAAACTACAAagttaatatatgattaatagttaatacttttcaaatttcatttattgacAGACATATGAAGCAATCGACTATTTTTCtcgcatataaaatatagtctCTACTACTAATAAGATTagcatattaaatatgtatatcggCGATTGAGatagtttttgttttttattctttttttcaatgatttccTTTTCGCgggaaatcgaaagaaaattcacagtcgaagaatttcatatattaaaaggTATTTACATCTGTGCGTGCAATAAGTAtcaaagtaatatattaacagAATTAATAGCTATGTCTGCGGTGCAAAAATTTATCCTATTTAATTTAGTCGTACTTAAATGAATAACGTACAAAGCGAAGAATCGGCACAGTTTggcaataataatgataataataataaaaataataatattaataataccgAATACCAAAACAACTCCTTTCTCCATacatagaatatagaaaaagaaaaaatttctataatttcatttttatacgcCAATTATGTTATTGACGTCACACGTAAAAGCgtatatcatttttacatCGCAATGATTTCTTACAATAGAAATGTCCGTgcttaattatttccatttaatcgtttgtaacaattaaaatatgtttcatttttaacattatggGACACAATAAGCACGGACATTGATATAGAAATTCTTGtgatgatctttttttttgaattacaataaattatgctTGTTGttattttcgttcgttttttttttctgtcactgcattaaataaaataaaatagcaaaactatatattgtctgtataacgaataaatgtgattaaattcataatgtaATTTCATCATGATCgtgatgcaaaaaaaaaaaaagtggcaaaaatttcgataatatgccttaattatattcatacctACATATCATACACGcgttagtaaatataatataaatcctgTCAATAATAATGCTCAAAAACTTAACAAAACaagctttcttctttcttctttctttataaacGATCGCGACACTATGCAGAGTCCAGCAGTGCCAAGGTCTGCGTTCTCAGCACGACTAACGCTGCAGGCAGTGACGGTGGCTACCTAATccgtattaatattacattaaattctatattatttaataatatgtatatatatacaggatATATCCGTACACACCAGGTCAAActctaaatctttttttttttttttaaataattacggCAATGACGAATGAATTGCGAAAAGAATATCAACaaacgtaatattaaaaaagtttatattagacAAATTGATATAATCACACTAAATCCTACACATATCTCCACTTGTTTCCTTCATTGAAAATTCCAAGTTGTATTGTAAAACTTCCTACCGATTTCCCGTGAATGAAAAACCATTTATCCTGTCTATAATCAAATCGCAATTGGTAAAAACGATTCGCGTCCATACAATTCATTTTACGACTACcacaatttatgaaaatagacaTGATTACATTCTTAAACGATGTCGATGATACATGTATCAATCCACGAAAACTGGCATTCTTCGTGTTCTACGATAAAATAGCAAAATGAACACGAATATTGTTGAGATAATCcgaatctttttttactttttttcttctttttttctatcgtaATAACGAATGAGAAACTTTTATCTTGATCACTTAATCACTGTCCATTTTACGCAACATCAGCAAATACAGGAGTTTTCTAGCTACTTGCACTATAATCACTTTAACGAtagctttttctcttttttacaaGAAGATGAAAGACGATCCCCGAACATATCTTGTTCTGACGACGCCAAAGGCACCAAGTAAAAGAAATAACCTGACTACTCGAACGTTTGAATCCAATTGCTTTCCTGTCGCACATTACCATTTTTTGGCACTATTTGGCCacctattaaaaatcaaaacacATTATCACGTGTTTTATTATGTCGAGTTAGGTGTGAATcgtatttataactttaatcTCACAAAGATTTATACGTCAACTTAATTTATAGTACTTGtatctttgaagaaaaatttatgaatggtcaagtttaaaatatgcaatatctatttcttttttgcctttaatattgtaatggttcactttcaatgaaattattctgTTATTTCATCCTACTAGTAAGAAAAGACGAAAtgatctatgtatatatatatatatatatacatatatatatacacatatatgtatatatatatgtatatatatgtatgtataattttatccttatataaataaaacaaaaaacgaCAATGGCACAGAATGTTACTAAACTTGTTACGTTAGCTTTGATTTAgcattcgtttaattattggCAACGTGacgaatagtttaaatattaacgtTAGTTTCGAATATCATTCCCTTAATCATTCCTACTCTAGTTTTGCTGATTTCGTCGCATCTCTCATTCATTCTACACATTCTCTCCGTTTCTTTCTCACAGACTCTgtgttcaaatattattcttgttttttttttttttcgagaaaacttCTGAACTTTATCTCGTCTGCATCTCTTGGGTCATTGTGCGTCCTTGGAAACTGACTAGCACGTAGattttgaacaaataaattcattatgtCTTTTTCGACATTTCGacttatacgtgtatataaaaGCTCCCGTGACAATCGTATTATGCATACATGTAATCATTAACAAATACGATACTCGCGAGAATCCTGTCTCGTTAATGCTGAaatgcgaaaaaaatattttatatgaaatttattcattatcacTGTTCGTACAGAGCCGATACCAAATATAACGCCCATTCTCGTCTTGATATTACCGAGTCTTTATTTCCCTTCCAACTTATTCATTGCAAAGTGCACAGCAAAATTTATTGCCACGTGCAATAGTATTAGCGATGTTTGTAAATCGGCGAACAAgcgtataatgtatttttatacaatgctTTCGGTACCGTTATAATTGGCAATTCACGTCCATTCTGCTTACAAAATATGAGTCTCTCGGCAGTGATGTCGCACTGTCTTCTCATACTTTCAATTAGATCGAGtcgacatttaaattatttggaatCACATTCCTATTAAATCATCGCAATCAACTCTAAAAGATGCACAACAATACACTGAGATacctaaatatatacaatatcctAACGAATAGcgaacaaaatttaaagtatacaAAATCACAAAGTGAACAAGAGGCACGATACTATTCTTTATGAGCTGCATAACATACGgaggagttttttttttttttttttttaaagcttttcttctttctttcataaGAAACGACGCTGCAActtaatatcaaaatgtaacgtatcaataaaaaatatatatattatgactGGAGAAATCTTACATCTAAAGCAATTCTCTCATTGCAATAGGTATAAATTTTTGGTAAACAAAACAATATGCATAAATAACTTGTATACTACCTGCTTTTGTGCAACATCACTGTCAGGAGGTCAGGTATGTCGCACACACCTTGCCGTGAAATCATGCAGATCAGTCTATCATATTGAAAAACATCGACTTGTATTGTTCTATCGTTCGATGATAGTTGTCACGGATTGGACTTACTAAGGAAGCTAACCAGCATTCGTTCATGTCTTGCACTCAAACGAGCAAACCTTTTAAGTATCGCGATCCTAAGTGTCGCGGAATTTGGTGTTAGTTAATTTTTGCTATTGCTACGTGGACTTGCTGGTTGACTGTTCGCTTGTTGCGCGCGttgtatataaatgtttaaaagctTCAATTTGCTGGTATATAAACAACTGAGATGAGGTTTCAACAACTCTTCACCAACTGCCAAGTGTATTGCTACCATACAGAATACAGCACTTTTGCGTACTGCGCTTTCAGTATCATCATATGCCTGtacaaagatataatattgtatattataataaaaaaatctatttttagaatatatttgaactCACTTTGATAAGACCAGGCATAACTTTTGATAAATGAGGTTCTATTGCATCACGACCCCAATGTTCCACAACCTTATGAAGCATTTTTATTGCACCCATATTCAAGGGATATGGTTCAGTAGTTATTATAGTTGATACTAAGTGAATAACTTGTTCTGGTTTTAAAACCATTGCTATCGTTGCAGCACATTTTTCCGCCATCCATAGAACCtaatagaatgaaaatattaacaatcgtTTATAtactatgaaattaatttatatacttactgGAGATCTGGAATTACTGCTACTGGAAGAATCTTGTTTTTGATCATCTAACTTATACGCGTTAATCACTTTTAAAACCAGTAATTCAGGATAAACAGAAAAACTATCTACAAGTTCCGTACATTTAAGCATATCAATTAGAGTTTGAAGTACTTCTACTTGCATCTTCTTACTATCGTTAGTCAAACTATCTAATAATGTTTTGAGCAGTTTTCTAGATaaagacaaataattaaaattctcatattttaatgatataatttaaatacttaattatataaataataatacatacttaaaattttgtttaatgtaCAAGGCATCTCCTTCACGAacgtataattgaaattcttgtAATGCTGATACTTTTTCTTCGGTTTGTGTCATTTTAGATTGTAatgttttaatcatattatctaAAACTTCTGGCCTTTTTATCGAATCAGGTGATGAAcctgttataaatatttaatacatgaaACAtacataaatcaatattattatatattgtataactttaaataatgttatatttaccATGCGTTTTATAACCATTATTTTCTTGAGGTAGAATCAGATCTCCTGCAATAGTATCACTTGAACCATTTACTGTAATATTAGTAACAGATCGTCCTCTTTGGGTAGGAGAAGAAACAGAAGATGAACGACCCTAAAAATAAAGCTATTACATCTCAATTACTATAtacttttaagaatattaatagttatttaattaccGAATTGCATAATGTAAGTCcttccattttttcttctacatCAGCCATATTGCTGATTCCACTATCTTTACTAGTAGTTGCTCTTTCCAAACGTTCAAAAccataattttgtatttcagCTGTTGTACGTCTTAATGATCTGTAGAAagtacttaaaaattaaaatgactaaaaattataaataatagaattatcgaCTTAAGAATATCACTCTTACTTATAAACTTCTTCCAAATTTTCATCCGCATTGTCGATATCAGTTTTACCTTTCGAACGAGCTGGTGAGCTCTGTGCTCTAGGAGGCGGAGTTCCAGGAGATGCAGGATTACTCGAACCTGAtgattttcttaaatgatttTGTACTAATGGCAATGCCGCTTcctataatatacatatagaatagatacaaatagaatattcatttattagaaaaatactcTATATGGTAACTAACCTGATAATACTTCGGTAATTCAGCTAATATCATAGTCACTTTTGgaggatttaaattatatagcgATATAACAGCATTTTGTGCATGCCTTCTGACTTCTTGACTTTTAACATCATTCGACCAATCAAGTAACCTTGCTAATGCTGTTCCTGCAGAACTATTAAGTGCAGATGGTTGTGCCGTTTCTGCTATTTGTGTAATAAACATAAGCGTCGCCACTTTTACGCGAGAATTTGGAGTTTGTGTTGGATCTGTTAAATACCTCATTACAGCAGGTAAAAGTTGCTCTCCTGGGAAATATTCTCTGTGAATTcggagaaaaatgaataaatataaaagtctatattaatttcaaaattaataaaaattacagccATTCTTACCTAACAACTTCAAgcgttttatgaatttttgctTGTATCGAACCAAGTAAGTCAGTGcctaatttattcaaaagtcTTGCACATAAAACATAAAGCCAATCGCCAAGATCTTCACTATGAGTAGTTATTAGTTCATTCAATGTATccaaaaataaactaaaaacttTTGTATGAGAATCCATgaacatttttgtaaaaatatccgTTACTTTTCGCAATTCCGTAGCTGTAAGCGTATTTCcgtttgaaagaaaatgttgTAATCCAACTAAACCTTCTTTTCTATCGCCCCAATGTTTATGTGcacaattttctataatttcctTAATATCCTGAAAGTTAaaggattatatatattttctataaatatatgtaatgtaaaaaatttgcccataatataaaaatattttaatgtatttttaatcgagttCTGCtctatttccttttttgaCAAAAGAGTACAGTGTAAGGTATCGaatatgtatgaaataaatgaaagtgaatattaaatttaacaaacctTTGGGATAGACTGATCCCACATATCACGATATAGTCTTTGTTGAGAGCCACTCCATGAGAACGACTAATGGGTAGATGGACGATGGACAGATATGGAGAACAGAACGGCGCATCGCGTTAGTCCAAACCAAACAAATACGCCGCAAAAAAaccaaaagaaaaaaccaGACATGCGTTATCTACAATATAAGATGCTGAAAGCTTCTTTTTTAAGCTTGTGATCTACTACTCTACTCTGTCAAATTcaagaaatagatattttgatatttttcgaatatgaataaatgaaatagaattcagcgaaaattcaaattgtctaattaattgaaaatataatttattttacatgaaataataaattatacacatGAGCACATAGCATGAACTTGtctataattaaaagcaaatatGTTTAAAGCATTTtcaaattgcataaaaaataaaaattctcaaataaaaataatatcgcaagctcttaatttcattgtaaataaattagaaaagcattatttaaataaacaaaataagataagcattatgataaaataagtgTAATGACTGTAATGAATAGTTTGAGTAATGATACAGTaatgaattacatatttataatatgtgaaTAAAGATGTGTATGTTTTaattacatgaaatattttgtgttGGATATTGGATACtctatttttgcattattttaatatattttttattgtgatgagataatgaaataatagctATTCTATTAATAGTGTCCATATCATTCCTTATACTTACATCGTTTGGTCGTCTAAAACTGTCCATACTTCGTTCAGAACATATGCTGCTAGTTTCACTATCATCGCTGTGATCACCTTTTCCTCTTGGTGTTCttgtataattatcaatattttcaaacgtaAGCGCATCCGCCAATGCTGATTCTGCTTCGCGTGATTGTTGCAACATCTTTTGTGCCATGACTGGTCTGGATTGAGGTCTATCCGTTGGAGACATATGTAAACTTCTTCccctatattttatataatattccttATTCGatcaagattaaaattaaacaaaattaacaaaataaatattaccgtATTTTGCTTGCAAAACTTCTGTCCATTCCAAACCTTTGTGGGCTTGGCTCACGACTATTACCGGTACTTCTGATTCCATGTCCAGATAACCGTCTAGGTCTTGCAATTAACGATTCTCCTTCACGATTATAAGTTGCATAACTCAGTCTTGATGATGGCGATCCTGATCTACTGCtagctattatatataacatataaattttattaagtcacatatttctttaaaaaaatgaatttatttatttattttttttttttatgaacttACGTTGAGATTGCGACACTCCAGACATTCGAGTCCTTGTTCTTGCCGTTCTTTCTGGACTAGCAACAGCAGTTGTGTCTGGTGATTTGCTAGGACGTGctaaatgaagaaattataattcatttgaaacacataataaaaacattagaataattgaagattttagCGATAAATACTCACGAAGTGATGCCTTCTGTCTACTCATGTTCGCATACATCATTCTCGCTTTAGCTCTTTGTGCGGCTTGTAAATCTATCGCACTAGTCGACCTAACACTCGAAGTTCCACGATCTGaagaagagattaaaaaaattaaaaattgaaaaaaatttattattcacataTATTAGAAGCAACAGTGCATGTTCTAAGTCATggtgatattttaaaacatcaaACGAGAAGATAACAATTACAATGACTATCAGTGGGTCTTTGGAGGACTGGGATACCAGATTGACGATATGACCGTGGCAAGGACGGCGTTCGTCTGAGTGGGCCATGTGGTTGACCCGAAGTTTGATGCAAATTTTCCGTACTACCttcatatgtttaatataaagagGAGTCACAAAAGCAGCATGAAAAAAAGCgagaagtattttatataccgAATTATTCTATCTTATATTTGTCTCTGCATTTACATCAATACCAATTCTTATCTATTTCAAATAcatatctatttcattttcgataattGAATATGGAGATATACCTGTAACACTCATGACTGGTCTGGATGTTCGTGGACTAACACTGGCTGATCTCGTAACTACATTTAAACTGTTAATGCTACCGCTATTGCTGAGAGACATTAACGAACGTTTATATGCAGTGTCAAGGCTATTGAGCAATGCTTCTGCTTGTTCCGGGAAATGATCTTTGAATGCCCAGTATGATCTGAAAGGATTCGACATACAATctgatatatctttttaataaaggaataataaacaaaaacaacAAGAATATTTACTTCCTAGCAAAAGCTCTCGCTTCCGAATCTGAATCTGCAATACCTTTCTTGATCGTGTCTTGCAATGTAGTCACgtgtttttgtaatatttgagTAGgccatatttgtaaaattagatttagataTTCGCATGAAGCTCGGCGTATGTCTTTACTTTTGTGACTTAAGCATGATGTGATAATTGGCACAAAACGACTGCAATGtgtattttgaagaataaacCTTACTGCTACGGCACCAGCTGTTGCCACAACCTAAATGTGCAAAATCGTCAATGTTTTTCTATGTTATCACAATTGTTCTTCGTCAATATCGACGCTAAATAATTACGAGTCTCACCTTGGCACTATTTTGTATGAGATTCATTAAGGTGAGTAAGACTGCTTCTCCAAAGCTGgcaaacttattttttaactgtTGACTAAGATATGCTAAAGTAATGCATGCCTCCCTTACTACTTGCGATCTAAGATCCGTGCAAGCAACTTCAAAAGGTCTCTGaacattcttcaaattttctaaaaagtttTCGTAATTCGTACCACCTGCGATAATGATTGCtctcaattttttcatctgtaaaagaaaattaatttttagcatatataattcaaatcgaTTGgcattgatattataataatattattttgatacataCACTTTCTGTCCTTTGTTTCCAATCCTTTTTATCATCACCAACGTTAtctcttataattttcatttgctCTTCAAGATCTTTtgcggaaaataaatttacggaTGGCACATCTTCGAATGTTGTAAGGAAAGTTTCTTCATCAACGGCACCAGCTTGAgctgaatatattaattttttttacatatatatatattcatattaatacatatattataatactattttataagatattgcctataacgtttttattttttttatctagaaTACAgaatactaaatattttaaaaaattgtataaatcttgttgaaaaattttaattatatctttaaatttagaacttttatattttaataaaatctttttaaaaaaatgtataacatTTTGTAACACTGAATATACTGAATAtactttatgataatttagaaCACTGTTAAATgagaatgatataaaaagcaaggcaattaaataataattacgagtatatatgtatatatatagcaacTTTATGCTCGCGTGAAATGAGACgcaaataaaagaagataaagcAACATTGAATGAAGGGATTCGTATCAAATATGCATAgtgtattatgaatattagttcgatcgaatttgaaattttttttttgtacttatATCATGATGGAAATTCaacaaaaaggaagaaaaataatacaaaaggtAAAAtcgtttcataaaaaatatcaaaatttgcgAAAAGTCCATCatgatatattacaaaaataatatgccAATGAAGTTTTAGATACCTGATGTCGATTTTACTGACACGTTTCTTTTGACGGTTGTAGCCCTTGGAACCATGGAAGGTGTATTACCAGGCTGAGCTGTCATGCAAGCG
Coding sequences within:
- the LOC108001004 gene encoding CLIP-associating protein 1-A isoform X17, yielding MNDTETWLSSNHRCLHRGLKKYPSIDKKLWDPSSKWILQWDNIVKHPGARARGCHCDIHKPPWLYPNLVGKISDETDRAVIKSAPVKRSAAPLKRGQFGPAKTSSSTLAQAGAVDEETFLTTFEDVPSVNLFSAKDLEEQMKIIRDNVGDDKKDWKQRTESMKKLRAIIIAGGTNYENFLENLKNVQRPFEVACTDLRSQVVREACITLAYLSQQLKNKFASFGEAVLLTLMNLIQNSAKVVATAGAVAVRFILQNTHCSRFVPIITSCLSHKSKDIRRASCEYLNLILQIWPTQILQKHVTTLQDTIKKGIADSDSEARAFARKSYWAFKDHFPEQAEALLNSLDTAYKRSLMSLSNSGSINSLNVVTRSASVSPRTSRPVMSVTGSTENLHQTSGQPHGPLRRTPSLPRSYRQSGIPVLQRPTDSHYRGTSSVRSTSAIDLQAAQRAKARMMYANMSRQKASLPRPSKSPDTTAVASPERTARTRTRMSGVSQSQPSSRSGSPSSRLSYATYNREGESLIARPRRLSGHGIRSTGNSREPSPQRFGMDRSFASKIRGRSLHMSPTDRPQSRPVMAQKMLQQSREAESALADALTFENIDNYTRTPRGKGDHSDDSETSSICSERSMDSFRRPNDSFSWSGSQQRLYRDMWDQSIPKDIKEIIENCAHKHWGDRKEGLVGLQHFLSNGNTLTATELRKVTDIFTKMFMDSHTKVFSLFLDTLNELITTHSEDLGDWLYVLCARLLNKLGTDLLGSIQAKIHKTLEVVREYFPGEQLLPAVMRYLTDPTQTPNSRVKVATLMFITQIAETAQPSALNSSAGTALARLLDWSNDVKSQEVRRHAQNAVISLYNLNPPKVTMILAELPKYYQEAALPLVQNHLRKSSGSSNPASPGTPPPRAQSSPARSKGKTDIDNADENLEEVYNTFYRSLRRTTAEIQNYGFERLERATTSKDSGISNMADVEEKMEGLTLCNSGRSSSVSSPTQRGRSVTNITVNGSSDTIAGDLILPQENNGYKTHGSSPDSIKRPEVLDNMIKTLQSKMTQTEEKVSALQEFQLYVREGDALYIKQNFKKLLKTLLDSLTNDSKKMQVEVLQTLIDMLKCTELVDSFSVYPELLVLKVINAYKLDDQKQDSSSSSNSRSPVLWMAEKCAATIAMVLKPEQVIHLVSTIITTEPYPLNMGAIKMLHKVVEHWGRDAIEPHLSKVMPGLIKAYDDTESAVRKSAVFCMVAIHLAVGEELLKPHLSCLYTSKLKLLNIYIQRAQQANSQPASPRSNSKN